The Helianthus annuus cultivar XRQ/B chromosome 11, HanXRQr2.0-SUNRISE, whole genome shotgun sequence region ccctacggccgtcacataggtatgagtgtgtgtcgctggaccttataagcacgaagtgcctgtgggtacaacaccttattacccttcccagagtgacacacctcattaagcataatatgatcccatatacccctactgacacatgcatactgcagcattctcattattaccagttatggacgagtatactatcacagtttaaaagacaagtatgaCGACTCCcctgattagcaattgcttaacagccgctagtaatactgggttatgtctcaaggtcctgacacaattacataatcctaggttaggtaatggtacacctaactagtcattatcatggttggatattggttaaccctaccttgtttaagcatgggtgatcagtccatgcctaactaaggctaggctacccaatacccgcccctgacaataaccctagtacctaaaaataatactaacactactactactaatatattattactaataataaaactaatattaactactaaaaataaataataaataactaaacataaacttaaacgagagtatacctcaaaactatctacggcacgttgatgtagagtttccctactcctgctcctactcgcgctccaaaaacgactactaacaacacccaacaGGGTATCGTATACTCAGGATTCTCTATACTAGAGCATTCCCGTTAAAGAAACTGGTACCTAAACAAACAACTGAGACTCTTATTTAAAGCAAGAAAGCAGGCACCTCAAATCCATATGGGATtcaattgacgtgcctacctacctgcttgacctgctagcttgcttgcttatatatattaattcagctgcttaactcgtttttcttgtataacttttaaaatatgacgttttataaaacgacgaatatgtcattagaacgagcatatttttatctacgttttaacctaagtttcattaaaaacggagtaaggtaaataaaataatatatttaattattaatatcaacggtctcctatattagccaaggtttgtcaagatatttcacctttcacacaatcatcttactcgtttaacaatatatgaaatataaattacatatttcacacgtttataaccAGCACATTAAGATTCGGGGTATTACATCCTTCACTCCTtacaaaaatttcgtcctcgaaatttgtcatTACTTAAAAAGATGAGGGTACTTATCTTTCATTGTGTTCTCTAGTTCCCATGTAAAGTTGGGTCCATGACGTgcgttccacttgactttgactaatgGGATTTCCTTCTTGCGTAACTTTTTAACCTTCCTATCTTCGATTTGTAGTGGTTCTTCAATGAAGTTGAGTTTTTCGTCAACCTGTACGTCTTCCAGGGGTATTTGTTGGGCTTCGTCCACTAGGCACTTCCttaaatttgatacatggaaagtattatgtattcCTGCCAGTTGTTCAGGAAGTTTTAGCCGATAAGCCACTGGTCCTACTTTGCTTGTTACTTCAAACGGCCCAATGTATCGGGGTTTCAACTTTCCCTTCTTTCCAAACCGAATCACTCCTTTcagaggtgataccttaagcattaCTTTATCCCCCAGTTGGAACTCTAGGGGTTTACGCCTctgatctgcataactcttttgtcgatcttgagcacttttcatcctttcttttaTTTGCTGGATCTTTTCTGTGGTCTCCACaatgatttctggtcctgatagttgactTTCCCCTACTTCCGTCCAACAGATAGGAGTTCGACACCTTATTCCGTATAAAGCTTCATAAGGTGCAGCTTTGATGCTggcgtgatagctattattgtaggcgaATTCGATGAGTGGTagatgagtgtcccaacttccaccaaaatcaattacacaagcctgaagcatatcttctaatgtctgaatagtccgttcactctgcccatccgtctgaggatgatatgcaatgcttagattaagcttggttcccaactcttgttggaaactttgccagaatttagatctgaaacgactatctctgtctGATATGATCGATACAGGCACCCCATGTCGTGAGACTATTTCTTTGATGTAAATTTGAGCTAGCTTGTTCATCTTATAGTCCTCACGAATTAGcacgaagtgtgcagacttggtcagtttgtccactattacccaaatagtatcatagCCGTGACTTGACCTTGGGAGcttcgtgataaaatccatggtgattttctcccatttccattctgggatctctggttgttgcaagtatccagagggtttttgatgttctgccttcacCTTAAGGCATGTAAGGCACTTTTCCACATAATGGGCAATACATCGcttcattcctggccaccaataatctctccttaaatccttatacatcttgtcactgCCAGGGTGAATGGAATACTTAGACTTTTGAGCTTCCTCTAAGATTGTATCCTGCAGTCCTCCAAaattaggaacccatatcctattgttgaacctaaggatattatcatttcccattgtcagtagcttcagtctcccaATCATTCTTTCTTTTACAATATGATTCTCTTTTAAGGCTTCTTGTTGTATATTCTTAACTTGATCTAAGAGACTAGTTTTAACCTCTATTCTGGTTGCACGAATTCTTATTGGTTGAGGTTTCTCTTTTCTACTTAGAGCATCTGCTACTATGtttgccttacctggatggtattggatctcacagtcgtaatcacttaataaCTCCATCCATCGTCTCTGACGCATATTGAGCTCCTTCTGCTCAAATATGTGTTTTAAACTTTAATGGTCACTATAGATagtgcactttgtaccgtaaagatagtgcctccaaattttcaatgcgaacactatggcaccaagttccaaatcatgggttgtgtagttccgttcatgaatcttcaactatctagaggcgtaggcaatcactttgcctctttgcatgagtacacatcccataccatagtgagatgcatcacagtagacggcAAAATCTTTTATTCCCTCAGGAAGTGACAGTATTGAGGCGCTACATAACTTATGCTTTAACgtgttaaaggcttcttcttgtttaggtccccaattaaacttagaggctttctgggttagtgtggttaatggtgatgcaatctttgagaagtcttgaataaaccttctatagtatcctgctaaccccagaaaTCTTCTTATTTCAGTGGGATTCTTCGGTACTTCCCATTTCTTAATGgcctcgatctttgcagggtcaacttgtattccacattcatttatcacgtggcctaggaattgcacctcacgtatccaaaattcacacttagagaactttgcATAGAGTTTTTCTTTCTTGAGCAATTCAAGGACTGCTCttaggtgttgttcatgttctacctcgttcttagagtagataaggatatcgtcaataaaaacgatcacaaacttatcgaggtaaggtttacaaacactgttcatgaggtccatgaacactgtaggtgcgttggtcaatccaaatggcattaccaaaaattcataatgaccatacctagtcccgaaggcagtcttaggtatgtcttctggtgcaactttcacttggtggtatccagacctcaagtctattttagagaaatagcttgccccttgtaattgatcaaacaagtcgtcgatcctgggcaaagggtatttattctttatagtggctttattcaagtctctataatcgatgcacatgcgcattgtcccatctttcttcttgacaaacaagatgggtgctccccatggtgacgaactaggttggataaaccccttgtcaagcaactcttgtagttgcttctTGAGTTCTTGCATTTCTGACGGGGCTAGTCTGTACGGCGACTTAGCAATTGGTGATGTACCGGGAACTAggtcaatgcgaaactcaacCTGTCTATCCGATGGTAGTCCCGGGAGCTCATCGGGAAACACTTCGGGATATTCTCGTACTACTGGCACGTCCTCGACCTTCTGCTTTTCTGTAGTGTTTACGACATatgctaaaaaggcaacataccaTTTCCTTAGGCATTTATGTGCTTGTGATATCGTGATGAGGTTCTTAGTCTTGTCAGTGCGGTCTCCCGATACAGTTAGTTGTTTGCCGTTGGGTAATCGGAGTCGGACGATCATTTTGTCACATATAACTTCCGCATGATATGGTGTCAACCAGTCCATTCCTATGACTATGTCGAATTCTCCAAGTTCCATAGGCATTAGGTCTATAGGGATAACATAGTTGTTTAAGCTTATTTTACAATTCTTAACAATGTCAACTATCTCTCTTTGACTTCCATCAGCCATTTCTACTGTAAAGGCATGATCTAGGTTTTGGGATGCCTGGTTCAAGTAAGGTCTAAGGGTAGTCGACACTAGACTTCTATttgcaccggtatcaaataacacacgcgcatatacatcatttacgagATATGTACCCGTGATAACGTCTGTATTGGTCTTGGCTTCTTCCGTGGTGAGTACAAATGCACGCCCTTTTGGCTGATTTGGTTATGTCTTATTATTTCTTTTGAGTTCGGGGCATTCGGATCTCATGTGGTTAGGGTCTCCACATTCGAAACACTTCTTCTTTTCCTTGCATTCTTGAAGAGCATGACCCGTCTTTTTACAATTTGGACAAGGAAAACGACATTCCCCTGTATGAAAGCGTTTGCAAATTTGACATTGAGGAAATGTTTTAGGCCTTTTAAAGTTGTTATTCTGGGTGTCCCCCTTTCTTTCTTCCCACTTTCTTTTTGGTGCGGGAGATTCAGCCTGCCGCAGAATCATCTCGGCAGCCATGACGGCGCCAGCCTCAACAGTTTCCGCAAAAGTCTTAGGGGATTTGGATTTGATAAACACCCTCATTTCAGAGGGTAGACCCCAAATAAACCTATTGATCAGTTGTTCCTCAGTCAATGCTAAGTAAGAAACCAGTCGAGATATGTCGTTGAAGCGGGAAACATACTCTCGAtaggttttatttcccatttttaaCTGAAAGAATTCCACTTCCAGTTGCTCGGTCTCACTGGGAGGACAATACTTAGCAAGAAACTTATGAATAAACTCCTCCCACTTCATCTCCTTAACCTTTTCTTTTCCCTCTGTTCGGACCACAATGTTCCACCAGTGAAGGGCTTCAGCTTCAAACATATGTACGGCGAACCGTACTTTGTTGCGGTCATCACACTCACATATGTCTAATACTGACTCCATTTTATTGAGCCAGTCTTGAGCTTCAAGTGCTCCCTTTCTTCCGTCAAAGGACTGAGGTTTACAGGACATGAAGTTCTTATAAGTACATTCCTTTGCTTTGGAATATTCACCGTTTCCTTCTAGTGGCGTGGTTGCAATAGTGTTTTTCCTTTCGCCCATTCCTTCCCTTTGTACTGGCGTGGAGGCTGCTGAGCTTTCTTCATGTCGTTCTCCAGATCGGTTAACATTATCGGTTTGTGCATTCTTCATTACCTTAGCCACTTCCACAGCTATATTGTGGATATCCTCAGTATTTAGACGCATGCTTGTACTAGACCAGGACCTGACACTATGAGAGGGAGTTCGAGTCCTATACGAATCTTCCTCTCTCCTTCTGTTATTCTGATTATTTCTAGACCCTTGTTCATCTCTATGTTCAGACATTGTCTCCTTCCTATAGGAATATTAGTATACAGAGTTACTAGTATGTATGATACATCATTATAATATAGCAACTATATACATaacatagatatatatatatatatatatatatatatatatatatatatatatatatatatatatatatatatatatatatgtgtgtgtgtgtgtgtgtatatatatagcaCATAGAAAGGCACAACATAATTTACTTCTTCTAGCGTCACTCAACTGACTATGCAAGTACTTTTCCTGAGAACATGTTATTTGGCCTAGTCTGAGTGTGCTATTAATCTTTAAAGAACTACTGGTTAAAGCTTAGGCATTCCTGCAATACCTAATTCGCTAAAACctcgggctctgataccaactgtaacacccaccccgtaacccgggtgattgtgcacaattgatacacttacagcggaaacaaactaaactttcattaaaacttataatagtctgagtacaacactttatttatttacaaacttttggcaactaagaactccttgatcttctaaaactccacaactgtcaagtagttcctatagctttcctcatgattcacctgagataagtatactcaaaacgacgtcagatatatactggtgagctcatactatacaatttttataaagacagaccacggtttacattatatgcatacacaatatgggcatgtgaccacattatagtcaggttgggcctcattgaaccttataggtcacatttgacttgtcacaaaccaccgtacaagagacatactggtcctccagctgtgtccccctacggccgtcacataggtatgagtgtatgtcgctggaccttataagcacgaagtgcctgtgggtacaacaccttattacccttcccagagtgacacacctcattaagcataataggatcccatatacccctactgacacatgcatactgcagcattctcattattaccagttatggacgagtatactatcacagtttaaaagacaagtatgacgactcacctgattagcaattgcttaacagccgctagtaatactgggttatgtctcaaggtcctgacacaattacataatcctaggttaggtaatggtacacctaactagtcattatcatggttggatattggttaactctaccttgtttaagcatgggtgatcagtccatgcctaactaaggctaggctacccaatacccgcccctgacaataaccctagtacctaaaaataatactaacactactactactaatatattattactaataataaaactaatattaactactaaaaataaataataaataactaaacataaacttaaatgagagtatacctcaaaactatctacggcatgttgatgtagagtttccctacttctgctcctactcgcgctccaaaaacgactactaacaacacccaacggggtatcgtatactcaggattctctatactaaagcattcccgttaaagaaactggtacctacaaactactgagactcttatttaaagcaagcaagcaggcacctcaaatcaattgacgtgcctacctacctgcttgacctgctagcttgcttgcttatatatattaattcagctgcttaactcttttttcttgtataacttttaagatatgacgttttataaaacgacgaatatgtcactagaacgagcatatttttatctacgttttaacctaagtttcattaaaaacggagtaaggtaaataaaataatatatttaattattaatattaacggtctcctatattagccaaggtttatcaagatatttcacctttcacacaatcatcttactcgtttaacaatatatgaaatataaattacatatttcacacgtttataaccAGCACATTAAGATTCGGGGTATTACATACGAATAAATATGACCAAATGCATTTAAAGTAATCGCACGAAATCACATTAAACACGTATAACTAAAATAGTCGACTTTTATTTATATACATGTCTATTACAACTTACAACTGAAATATACTAGGTTTGTGCATTTTAATCTAGAAAGGGACATTCTACTCGGCATACttttgttttatttctttttacTAGAGTTTCTGATGTATAGATGATATAGGTGCTAGTACTGGATAAGGTGTTTgctggtgcatgcgtctgtcgacttcgtcttgtatcgagtcttgtactaagtatgttagatcagggcgcaTAGTTCGAGAAATAGGATGTTTAGGTAATTCCGCTTGGAGGTTAATTCCGCTTAgaggttaattccgcttgaaagtgaagttgttgtaatttcgcttgaaagagcgagagatgtaattccgtgcggaattagattccacttggaattctaattccgctcggaagtgtttcaagcggaattcaTCACCTATATATAGCCCTCAAACGAAATCAGTTGTAACATTCtgtgattccggtaccgaagtgctgccgacgtgcCGTTTGATTGTAAACTGCGTTAAATCAATAAACAAGGCAATTTAAAGTGAATTCTGCTGTTTTACAAGTCTGTttctttgattccgcctctgaaacagacgagagctcttctgattgactcgtttgggtcacggaccgatcctacatgtggtatcagagctcaggaagaagagttcttgccaaaacagccgttatttctgtcttctacactttctttttgaaattgaaCTAGTTTTCATGGTCAAAAAGTCTTGAATTTCACAAATTATGTGCGCAACAGTGTTTTAGTGAATCCTTGAGAATATTGGACCTTAATTCAATCAAAATTTGATAAAAACAGAAATTCCGCTTTAAAATCAGATCGTATTTGATGATGTCAGCATAATTCCGCACAGAATCACATCTTGTTTTTAAACGAAATTacataatttcgcttgaaattcctAATTTCGCTTCTGtgtgtaattccgtttgaaactgtTCCACACGATATCACCTAATTCTGCGCGAAATtaactaattccgcttgaattagTTAATTCCATTTCAAAGTATTATTCCGTGTGAAGTAATTCCGCGTGGAATTACTAATTCCGTGTGAAATTTTAATCTCGTTTGAAGTTGTCTGTGCTGGTAATCTCGTTTGAGGAGGAATTTCGCTTGAagagtaattccgtttgaaacttttaatttcgtttgaactagTGAATTTGTGATAAAAATTTGCCGAATCATGGACGAGGatttctacaatgcgtttgcgaCACCGATTGCACCAATTACAGCTGCTGAAACTGTGTACAATGAGAATGAGACAGGAACTTATCAGAAACCGCCAaaactcatgtacattgaagattttcaaggatggaaaaatcgatttgagaactgggtgcaagcttataaatTTGATGCTTGGTGTTCATTGTTGAAAGATTATGAGAAACCGAAGAATGAACGTGGAATTGAAAAAGCTATTTGTGACTATTCAGAGAGTGACAAATTGAAATTtacaagtgagaaaatgatgatcagtattcttcaacaagcgattaaagaagatatctttgttttgctCCAACATGAGGGTACAACTAGGTCAATTTGGAGTGCATTGATTCAGAATTTCAAAGGAAGCgcagatatgatcaaaaacaaaaaggcattattgaagaaatcgtttgatatgtttacagcttttgACCATGAAACTACAAAGCAAACCATTGATAGATACTGTCATCTAGTTTTGGAAATGGGGAGGTTGGACATAacgaaagatgatgatgaatgggttgataaacttGCTAAAGCATTACCACAACATAAGTGGGGAACTTACTTGATGATTGTGAAACACATGAGAAAGTCTGAGAATATGAATTTGGCACAGttcattcagaaaattgaagagcatGAATTAGATAttcagaaaactgctatcatgacgaatccaaatgctcaacaagatgtcagtttatattacagagggaacaagtttgaggctaccCCCAGCTCCAGCCCAAAGATCCAAACTGGTTTTAGTGCGGATAGTTCATCTGGAACAAAGGGTAGTAATGTAACTCAGAGTGGTGGATCTTCGTCTTCGttttcaagttttgatccaaatCATACAACATCAAGTCCTCAAAGACAAAACTCAACAAATTTTCAATGCAATGTCacattgaattttcaaaacaGTCACAATCTTTCTCCAGAAGTTGCAAAACAACATATGGCATCATTTGCTACTATGTTAGAGTCATATGAAAGCTTGACGGTGGAAAAATTGGAAATCCAATGCTAAtcaaagaggattatgaccaaatcgatgctgaagaactggagttgatggatgtgaagtggtgcttagcCAGTGTGTTtagaagagcagaaaagtttcAACAAATCACTGGTAGAGATGAGTTTCAGGGAATGGCTGCTTCTCCTttgggatttgataaatcaaaagttacatgttttcgttgtaaaggaaagggtcattttaaaagagaatgTATAAATAAAGAAGCAACCGGGAATCAAGaaaagaacaattattatcagaagTCAATTTTTCATCAATTACTCAACAAAgggaaccacaaactgcacatgctcgGGATCTTGATGATGGAAAAaggaaaatgatcgaagatgcaaataagaaagcttattatggtatcattgatcaagatgatgagaaaatggctgcaggttttagctgggataaatacgtTCAAGAAAATCCACACTTAAACTCAGCTTATGTTGCTAGAATTCAGGGTGAAGATGAGGCTAGTCGGAAAAGAATCTAAAtttttcca contains the following coding sequences:
- the LOC110888247 gene encoding uncharacterized protein LOC110888247; this translates as MLKVSPLKGVIRFGKKGKLKPRYIGPFEVTSKVGPVAYRLKLPEQLAGIHNTFHVSNLRKCLVDEAQQIPLEDVQVDEKLNFIEEPLQIEDRKVKKLRKKEIPLVKVKWNARHGPNFTWELENTMKDKYPHLFK